One Xiphophorus maculatus strain JP 163 A chromosome 23, X_maculatus-5.0-male, whole genome shotgun sequence genomic window, AAAAGCAGAAGCTTGTGGTTCAGATCACAAGTTTACTTAAAGGGACGCATTttatagaaacataaaaaacaagctGTTGAAAAGGCAGCCTAAATGGCAGACAAATAGAAGCAACATATATACAATTTTACACAGACCTTCCAGCTTTGGAATAtggaaacaaaattaatatCCAAACAATAACACTTAAGAATTTCAAAGAACAACAGTAAAAgtgttttcagagaaaaatacatcaagaatgattacagaaaacaacaaacaatacaaatagaaaaaaaatgattaaaatgtagTTCTAACACTtggaaaacaacataatatttaGGCCTACCTCTGGAGATTCCTCTGATTGACCAAAAATATCAGCAAATTCAGTTGGACTTTTCTTCAGAGTCTGGTCAGCAGGCAGCGTGTTGTCATTGTAAGATGAAACAAACTTAAAGTCACTGGTTCTAGATCCTGTTGTCAGGTAGGCATCATAATTATAGGTGCTGCGTAAAGTTCCTGTTCCGTCAACATCTGCATAATTTGGAGGAAGATAAGCTCCTGGGATGGCTACTGCTCCATCAAAcaacagtctgggctttcttcTGCGACAAAACCTCACAcccaggatgatgatgatgaaggtcagAAAGAAGGTGGACACAGAAACCAGCGCGATGATCAGATAAGAGGTCAACTTGGAATTTTCATCATACGAAATATCTTTAAATTCTGGCACTTCTGCCAAGTTAtcagaaataagtaaaaacattaaacaggtGGCAGACAGAGAGGGCTGTCCATTATCTTTCACTGCAACAATCAGGTTCTGTTTCATGCTGTCAGATTCTGAAATGTCTCGCTGTGTCCTGATTTCTCCACTGTGCAAATCAATACTGAAAAGTCCAAGATCTGTGGCTTTGACTATATGATATGAAAGCCAGGCGTTCTGTCCAGAGTCTGCGTCCACTGCTATCACTTTGGACACCATAGACCCTCCATGTGCAGCTTTGGGGACCAACTCAGTCATGAAGGAGCTGCCCTCTGGTGCTGGATACAATATCTGAGGAGAGTTGTCATTCACATCTGATATGAACACACTGACAGTCACGTtgctgctgagaggaggagAACCATTGTCTCTGGCCATCACTTGGACTTTAAAACTCCTGAACTGTTCATAATCAAATGACCTCACAGCGTGGATCACTCCTGTGTCTCCATTAACAGATAGATAGGAGGACACCGAGGCACCGTTCACCTCACCAGGTAACAGAGAATAAATCACTGTACCGTTTTGTCTCCAGTCAGGATCTTGAGCAGAAACAGAGCATAAAGTTGAGCCAGGTTTGTTATTTTCACTCACATATGCGCTGTAGGACTGTTCCTCAAACACAGGTGGGTTGTCATTGATGTCAGCTACAGATAACTGAATAGTTTTAGAGgaggacagaggaggagagCCCTGATCAGTGGCAATTATTGTAATGTTGTAATCAGATACTAATTCACGGTCCAGTTGTCCTGTTGTCACCAGAGAATAATAGCTTTTAATAGAAGGAACTAATTTAAAAGGGATGTCTTCTTGAATGGAGCAGTGGATCTGTCCATTCTTATTAGAGTCTCTGTCCTGAACGTTAATGATGCCCACCTCTGTACCTGGTAGTGTATTTTCTGGAACAGGGTTTTTAAGCGATTTTATTAACGTTAGTGGAATGTTGTCATTGACATCCGTGACGTCAATTATTAATGTGGACGAAGAAACTAAACCAGGACCATCCTTGGCAGTAATTTGCATTTCATAGGATGGTTTTGCTTCATAATCTAATGTTCCAGTAAGCTTAACATCTCCAGTTATTGGATCAAGAGAAAATACGTTATTGTCGTCAGAAATGTGATCAAAATCATATGTCACTTCTCCATTTACTCCCTCATCGGCATCTTTTGCGGTTACTTTAACAACCACAGCATCTAATGGAGAGTTTTCAGGCAGACTAGCCCTATAAACGGCCTCGGTGAACACCGGGGCGTTATCATTAGCGTCCAGCACAGTAACATGAACAACAGCAGTACCTGATCTCCGAGGAGCGCCCCCGTCCGTTCCTACAAGCACAATTGTTAGCGTCTGCGTTTGTTCTCTGTCCAACTCTTTTTCTAAAACTAACTCACTGTATTTTCCTCCACCACTTTTAGAAATAACATTGAGTCTGAAGTGTTCGTTCTTCCCAATACTGTATTCCTGAACGGCGTTAATTCCGATATCTGCATCATGGGCCTCTTCCAAGCGATAACGACTTCCCTTCGCTGCGGATTCACTAATTTCAAAATGGATAtccttctttttaaattgtggtGAATTGTCATTAATATCTTGGATGTTAAGCATAACGCGACGgagctctaatggctcttctaaAACGAGCTCTTGTGTTAAAACACACAACGACTTCTTTCCACAAAGCCCCTCTCTGTCGATCCTGTCTGCAACAATAATGTCTCCGGTGCTCAGATTAACGTCACAATACCGTTTGCCGTTTCCGTCAGCTTCTATGCGAGCCTTTCGAGCAGCCAGTTTGCTCACTTCAAGACCCATTTCTTTCGCTAAATTTCCAATAACTGAGCCTCGCTCCATCTCCTCGGGAAAAGAGTAGGACCCATCTCCAAAGGCGGCTTGCGGCACATGAAAAAATATCCCAAGAAAGGAGATCAAGAATGCTTTGTTCTCCATCGTCCATTCATTCACCTATTAATGCGAGAAGTAAAGgttgaaagtacaaaaacaacaaaggagaAGAAGATTTCTGTCGAAAATGTGTGGGGACCTTTCttaaatgtgatattttgtggtttAGTCAGCGGAAGGTCTGCAGTCAGTTTGAAATGAAAGGTTGAACAGCGATAGAGGAAGGGTTTAGCAAGGAAATCTGAAGGAGAGCGACACCGTGTGTAAAATTCCAGCATTACACAAACCGTATAATTTCCTGGAAATGGAACGTAATAGCAGGTCTCATACAGACTAAAAATCTAACAAGGCATGGATTTAATGCAGTCAGAAATGTCTTAATCTCACGGCAAAGTTAATGTGAGAGAGGAGTCTGAACTGGGTTCGTTTCAGCACCGCGGACAGAGGCAAAGCCACTATTTGCcagtgctgaaaatgtaattttatacacatacagacaaaaagaaaaaaatatcgaTCAGCTTACATTGTGAATATTCTACAAGAAACCAACTTCGTTTTGTCTGCTTAATGACTGACGATAAGTTATGTATAATGGTtcctctaaataaaacaaaagataacaCGTTGAATTATCTCCCAACCGTTGTCAGATAGACGTCATATATGTAAGTGCTGAGTAAAGCAGCCTTTAACATCTATGTAATTGGGGGGAGAAGTATCTCGGGGGTTGTCGACACCcccaaacacaaaaatctgaaatttcagcttttaattttttgtcaggtAAAAAATAAGGCTGCATAAAGTCATTGGGTCATCTACAACTGCAAAATTGGAGAGGAGGAAAGCACCGTGTAAAGCTAGAGCTCCATAAAACAACAGTCTCGGCTTTCCCTTGTGACAGAACATCACAGCCAACATGATGATGTAAAAGGTCAGAATTGAAAGGGACATAGAATGTGATCAGAAAAGATGTCAGTTTGTACTTCTTGTTATCATAAGCACAACTCCAAACGACGCTCATGCTATAAcctagcaaaaataaattaaaatatattcgTAAAGAACAACCCAGACATAAAAAAACCTCCTTAAGATTATATAGAAATATGTCATTCTGACATTTAGATTCTTACCTGGGGAGAATCATCATTATCAGTCAAAGACTGGAGGAAATCTGTCGGACTTTTCTTCAGAGTCTGGTCAGCAGGCAGTGTGTTGTCATTGTAAGATGATACAAACTTAAAGTCACTGGTTCTGGATCCTGTTGTCAGGTAGGCATCATAATTATAAGTGCTGCGTAAAGTTCCTGTTCCGTCAACATCTGCGTAATTTGGAGGAAGATAAGCTCCTGGGATGGCTACTGCTCCATCAAAcaacagtctgggctttcttcTACGACAAAACCTCACACcaaggatgatgatgatgaaggtcagAAAGAAGGTGGACACAGAAACCAGCGCGATGATTAGATAAGAGGTCATCTTGGAGTTCTTCTCGTCATAagaaatgtctttcagttctgGAACTTCAGCCAAGTTGtcagaaataagtaaaaacattgAACAGGTGGCAGACAGAGAGGGCTGTCCATTATCTTTCACTGCAACAATCAGGTTCTGTTTCATGCTGTCAGATTCTGAAATGTCTCGCTGTGTCCTGATCTCTCCACTGTGTAGATCAATACCGAAAAGTCCAGGATCTGTGGCTTTGACTATTTGATAGGACAGCCAGGCGTTCTGTCCAGAGTCTGCGTCCACTGCTATCACTTTGGACACCAGAGACCCTCCATGTGCAGCTTTAGGGACCAACTCAGTCATGAAGGAGCTGCCCTCTGGTGCTGGATACAATATCTGAGGAGAGTTGTCATTCACATCAGATATGAACACACTGACAGTCACGTtgctgctgagaggaggagAACCATTGTCTCTGGCCATCACTTGGACCTTGAAACTCCTGAACTGTTCATAATCAAATGACCTCACAGCGTGGATCACTCCTGTGTCTCCATTAACAGATAGATAGGAGGACACCGAGGCACCGTTCACCTCTCCAGGTAACAGAGAATAAATCACTGTACCGTTTTGTCTCCAGTCAGGATCTCTAGCAGAAACAGTACATAAAGAGGAGCCAGGTTTGTTATTTTCACTCACATATGCGCTGTAGGACTGTTCCTCAAACACAGGTGGGTTGTCATTGATATCAGCTACAGATAAATGGATAATTTTAGAGGAGAACAGAGGTGGAGAGCCCTGGTCAATAGCAGTGATTGTAATGTTGTAATCAGACATTAATTCACGGTCCAGTGACCCTGTGGTGACCAATGAATAATAGTTTTTAATCGACGGAACCAATTTAAATGGGACGTTTTGCTCGATGGAGCAGCGGACCTGTCCATTAATATCAGAATCTCTGTCCTGTACATTAATGATTCCCACCTCTGTTCCAGGTGACACACTTTCTGTCACGGGATTCGTCAGAGATTTCACATAAATGACAGGGAAGTTGTCATTCACATCGGTAATCTCAATAATTACTTTAGAATCAGTTGAAAGTCCATAGCCATCTTTAGCATTAATGCGCATTTCATATTCAGAATTACTCTCGAAATCAAGACTCCCAATGACTTTTACTTCCcctgttttgttatttagtgTAAAAACCCTTTTAGCTCTTTCTGGGATGCGGCTAAATTCGTACGTAACTTCCCCATTTACACCCTCATCTGCATCGGCAGCTTTAACAGTTACTGCGACGGAGTCATGGGGCGCGTTTTCAGGAAGACTTGCTCTGTAAACTGCCTGATCAAAAACGGGCGCGTTATCATTAGCATCAAGAACAGTGACGTGTATATTTACGGTCCCTGACCTCCGTGGGTTTCCATCATCAACAGCAATGATGGTGAAATTCAACTCACGCTCCTTTTCACGATCTAACTCTTTGTCTAAAACTAGCTCGATGGTTCTGGATCCATCAGTATCTTCTCTAactgataaaacaaaatgttcatttgtttgCAAGCTGTACTGTTTTACCGTATTCTGTCCGATGTCCGCGTCATGGGCTTCATTAACACGAAACCGCGCTCCCTTAACAGCTGATTCCGTTATTTCTAGTTTAACTGCATCTTTAGGAAAAACTGGGAAATTATCGTTCACGTCTTGAATATGCAGAGAAATCCGATGCAGCTCCAAGGGGCTTTCTAAAACCAATTCATATTTCAGCAAGCATGAAGTCTTCTCGCCGCACAGCTCCTCTCTGTCAATCCTTTGCTTTATGACAAAATTTCCCGTTCTTAGATCAAGATCACAGAAATGCTGATTGGCGTCCTCAGTATCAATCCGAGCTTTTCGAGTGGACATTTTCCCCACTTCCAGTCCGAGGTCTTTAGCAATATTTCCGACAATGGAACCAGGCCTCATCTCCTCTGGAACGGAATAGCTCAGGTCTGCAGCAGAGGTGTCTATGTAAAAAGCCAAACCGCACATGATACTCAAGAAAAAATATCCACTAAAGCCCATGGTTTCAATTCAACTTTGATACAAACAAACCCCGCCTTTCTTCGAAAAACCAGGATATTTATAAAATGCAGGTAGGTAAAGGAAGCTCTTGGAACAATGGAGATTCTGGTTTCACATCACGTTTGCGATATTGCTAAGGGTGGAGAACAAAGACTGTCTGCAAGCCAATAGCGACTCCATGAGTAGATATTGAACATTACAAAACGCAAGAAACCAAAATAAGTCTGAAAATCACAATTCCACTAGAAAGACTACATCAAAAAACCTCTACTTTAAatcacaattaaaataattcctCAGATATTTTCCATCTAAAATAGGAGGCATAAACATGTATTTCAGCACCACGGAAAGCAGGTTCTGTACCCTCCAGcccctcacacacactctctctcactTCTGTCCACAGAAaagggaataaataaataaataaactgctcCAAAGTCTTCACTTTAATAAAGCAAgcagttatttattatttttatttgacattagcTTAAAATGCTTAATAATAAATTGCGTAAGGAGAACCCATTGTTTCATTGAaggatattttcattttacatttttcatcctGAGACTTGAATAAAAAACACTATCAAGTTCAAGAGATCTTTAAGTTCGTTAAAAGTCCATATTCTCAAATAATTTCGGATACTTTTGactaaatttttttaaaaactactacGTCTTAGAAGGGGAATGGtgaattgtaaaataaataactaggTCCCAATTTACCTTGATGAAatctttaaaaggttttgtgaaaactcgcaaaatgtttgaaagatgTCAATTGGCGATTTTGGGTGATGGGATCACATTAGTTGATCGGCATGATGTTATATTTAGTCTGTGTTTCTCCGTTAACATGTGTTTCCTCACAGCAACACACCGCAGGTAAAGCGTGAGTAGTTCACTGTGGTGCGAGAAGTGGGCtttggtgttatttttttcGCCGTTTCCCCATCGGATACCGTCTATCCTGcgcctaaaaacagaaaactaaattgCCATAAACACGCAGAAAGGAAAATCTGTGGGCGTGGAGTTTTTTAATTGCAATAaataatcggataaaaaaattctatgaatattgtaaagaaacaaataaaatgttctttaaattgtgcattaatatatatatatatatatatatatatatatatatatatatatatatatacactgctcaaaaaaataaaggttacactttaagtgttaaacacctgtttaagtgttccctttatttttttgagcagtgtacatatgtgtgtgtgtatgtatgtatatttaacacataatttaaacaacattaaacataattaaaacatttttaatatcattttaaataattgccTACCTCCAACGATTCATCTGGCCGGATAAGTACCTCAGCGAAATCTGATGGACTTTTCTTCAGAGTCTGGTCAGCAGGCAGCGTGTTGTCATTGTAAGATGAAACAAACTTAAAGTCACTGGTTCTGGATCCTGTTGTCAGGTAGGCATCATAATTATAGGTGCTGCGTAAAGTTCCTGTTCCATCAACATCTGCATAATTTGGAGGAAGATAAGCTCCTGGGATGGCTACTGCTCCATCAAAcaacagtctgggctttctcctaCGACAAAATCTCACACcaaggatgatgatgatgaaggtcagAAAGAAGGTGGACACAGAAACCAGTGCAATGATCAGATAAGAGGTCATCTTGGAGTTCTTCTCATCaaaagaaatgtctttaaattCTGGCACCTCAGCCAAGTTATCagaaataagtaaatacatTGAACAGGTGGCAGACAGAGAGGGCTGTCCATTATCTTTCACTGCAACAATCAGGTTCTGTTTCATGCTGTCAGATTCTGAAATGTCCCGCTGTGTCCTGATCTCTCCACTGTGTAGATCAATGCTGAAAAGTCCAAGATCTGTGGCTTTGACTATATGATAGGATAGCCAGGCGTTCTGTCCAGAGTCTGCATCCACTGCTATCACTTTGGACACCAGAGACCCTCCATGTGCAGCTTTAGGGACCAACTCAGTCATGAAGGAGCTGCCCTCTGGTGCTGGATACAATATCTGAGGAGAGTTGTCATTCATATCTGATATGAACACACTGACAGTCACGTtgctgctgagaggaggagAACCATTGTCTCTGGCCATCACTTGGACTTTAAAACTCCTGAACTGTTCATAATCAAATGACCTCACAGCGTGGATCACTCCTGTGTCTCCATTAACAGATAGATAGGAGGACACCGAGGCACCGTTCACCTCACCAGGTAACAGAGAATAAATCACTGTACCGTTTTGTCTCCAGTCAGGATCTCTAGCAGAAACAGTACATAAAGAGGAGCCAGGTTTGTTATTTTCACTCACATATGCGCTGTAGGACTGTTCCTCAAACACAGGTGGGTTGTCATTGATATCAGCTACAGACAACTGAATAGTTTTAGAGGAGGACAGAGGTGGAGAGCCTTCATCAGTGGCAATGATTGTAATGTTGTAATCAGATACTAGTTCACGGTCCAGTTGTCCTGTGGTAACCAGAGAATAATAGTTTTCAATTGAAGGCACTAACTTAAAAGGAACTTTTTGTAGGATGGAGCAGCGGACATGTCCATTTTTATCAGAGTCTCTGTCCTGAACATTAATGATGCCCACTTCTGTACCAGATGAGACGTTCTCAGGTATTGGGTTTGACAGGGATTTCAGGTAAATTTCTGGCGCATTATCGTTCACATCATTAACATCAATTAACACTTCAACATGCGAGTTCAGTCCTAATCCATCTTTCGCTTTAACTCTTATTTCAAAGGAATGTCTTTCTTCATAGTCGATTGCTCCCATCACAGTTATTTCTCCCGTTCTGGAATCAATCGAAAACAAATTCGCCACGTCTTCAGTCATGTGGCCAAATTGATAGGTGACATCTCCATTGACTCCCTCATCTGCATCAGTAGCGCTAACAGAAACCACTATTGTGTTTAAGGGCGCGTTTTCAGGCACAGTCGCCTTATAAACTGTCTGAGGAAACACTGGGGCGTTATCATTAGCATCCAGCACTGTTACATGTATGACCACTGTACCTGATTTCTGAGGAGATCCGCCATCTAAAGCTGTAAGAAGTAAATtgatttccttttgtttctccCGATCAAGTTTATTCTCCAGCTTCAGTTCAACCTTGCTGCCATCTGCAGCAAGAATAAAATTATCATTCGTTTGAAGTATGTATCTTTGCACTCCATTTGAACCTATATCGGCATCATGGGCGTCCTCGATAGAGAAACTGTATCCTTTCTCTGCCGATTCGCTTATTTCCATTTCGATCAAT contains:
- the LOC102223956 gene encoding protocadherin gamma-A10-like, with the translated sequence MENKAFLISFLGIFFHVPQAAFGDGSYSFPEEMERGSVIGNLAKEMGLEVSKLAARKARIEADGNGKRYCDVNLSTGDIIVADRIDREGLCGKKSLCVLTQELVLEEPLELRRVMLNIQDINDNSPQFKKKDIHFEISESAAKGSRYRLEEAHDADIGINAVQEYSIGKNEHFRLNVISKSGGGKYSELVLEKELDREQTQTLTIVLVGTDGGAPRRSGTAVVHVTVLDANDNAPVFTEAVYRASLPENSPLDAVVVKVTAKDADEGVNGEVTYDFDHISDDNNVFSLDPITGDVKLTGTLDYEAKPSYEMQITAKDGPGLVSSSTLIIDVTDVNDNIPLTLIKSLKNPVPENTLPGTEVGIINVQDRDSNKNGQIHCSIQEDIPFKLVPSIKSYYSLVTTGQLDRELVSDYNITIIATDQGSPPLSSSKTIQLSVADINDNPPVFEEQSYSAYVSENNKPGSTLCSVSAQDPDWRQNGTVIYSLLPGEVNGASVSSYLSVNGDTGVIHAVRSFDYEQFRSFKVQVMARDNGSPPLSSNVTVSVFISDVNDNSPQILYPAPEGSSFMTELVPKAAHGGSMVSKVIAVDADSGQNAWLSYHIVKATDLGLFSIDLHSGEIRTQRDISESDSMKQNLIVAVKDNGQPSLSATCLMFLLISDNLAEVPEFKDISYDENSKLTSYLIIALVSVSTFFLTFIIIILGVRFCRRRKPRLLFDGAVAIPGAYLPPNYADVDGTGTLRSTYNYDAYLTTGSRTSDFKFVSSYNDNTLPADQTLKKSPTEFADIFGQSEESPEVGLNIMLFSKC
- the LOC102232233 gene encoding protocadherin beta-15-like isoform X24 — translated: MGFSGYFFLSIMCGLAFYIDTSAADLSYSVPEEMRPGSIVGNIAKDLGLEVGKMSTRKARIDTEDANQHFCDLDLRTGNFVIKQRIDREELCGEKTSCLLKYELVLESPLELHRISLHIQDVNDNFPVFPKDAVKLEITESAVKGARFRVNEAHDADIGQNTVKQYSLQTNEHFVLSVREDTDGSRTIELVLDKELDREKERELNFTIIAVDDGNPRRSGTVNIHVTVLDANDNAPVFDQAVYRASLPENAPHDSVAVTVKAADADEGVNGEVTYEFSRIPERAKRVFTLNNKTGEVKVIGSLDFESNSEYEMRINAKDGYGLSTDSKVIIEITDVNDNFPVIYVKSLTNPVTESVSPGTEVGIINVQDRDSDINGQVRCSIEQNVPFKLVPSIKNYYSLVTTGSLDRELMSDYNITITAIDQGSPPLFSSKIIHLSVADINDNPPVFEEQSYSAYVSENNKPGSSLCTVSARDPDWRQNGTVIYSLLPGEVNGASVSSYLSVNGDTGVIHAVRSFDYEQFRSFKVQVMARDNGSPPLSSNVTVSVFISDVNDNSPQILYPAPEGSSFMTELVPKAAHGGSLVSKVIAVDADSGQNAWLSYQIVKATDPGLFGIDLHSGEIRTQRDISESDSMKQNLIVAVKDNGQPSLSATCSMFLLISDNLAEVPELKDISYDEKNSKMTSYLIIALVSVSTFFLTFIIIILGVRFCRRRKPRLLFDGAVAIPGAYLPPNYADVDGTGTLRSTYNYDAYLTTGSRTSDFKFVSSYNDNTLPADQTLKKSPTDFLQSLTDNDDSPQQKPPNNDWRFTQGQRPGPSGPHMPYGTHIRWTPKNGTRATGGPEVAMGTGPWPQPPTEAEQLQALMAAANEVSEATATLGPGTMGLSTRYSPQFTLQHVPDYRQNVYIPGSTATLTSNPQQQQATAQQATQQALPPPQASAQAEPPKAAQTPASKKKSTKKEKK
- the LOC102232233 gene encoding protocadherin gamma-A4-like isoform X8, encoding MVSFKNDQNAFLIKMRDKGFARLGLILCFALFFDAPQEVRGDLSYSIPEEMKRGSVVGNVAKDLGVDLRTLASRQARVDFEGTRKRYCDFAMNTGDLILSERIDRESLCGKKSACVLKAGLVLENPLELHRLSLHILDVNDNSPHFNEKLIEMEISESAEKGYSFSIEDAHDADIGSNGVQRYILQTNDNFILAADGSKVELKLENKLDREKQKEINLLLTALDGGSPQKSGTVVIHVTVLDANDNAPVFPQTVYKATVPENAPLNTIVVSVSATDADEGVNGDVTYQFGHMTEDVANLFSIDSRTGEITVMGAIDYEERHSFEIRVKAKDGLGLNSHVEVLIDVNDVNDNAPEIYLKSLSNPIPENVSSGTEVGIINVQDRDSDKNGHVRCSILQKVPFKLVPSIENYYSLVTTGQLDRELVSDYNITIIATDEGSPPLSSSKTIQLSVADINDNPPVFEEQSYSAYVSENNKPGSSLCTVSARDPDWRQNGTVIYSLLPGEVNGASVSSYLSVNGDTGVIHAVRSFDYEQFRSFKVQVMARDNGSPPLSSNVTVSVFISDMNDNSPQILYPAPEGSSFMTELVPKAAHGGSLVSKVIAVDADSGQNAWLSYHIVKATDLGLFSIDLHSGEIRTQRDISESDSMKQNLIVAVKDNGQPSLSATCSMYLLISDNLAEVPEFKDISFDEKNSKMTSYLIIALVSVSTFFLTFIIIILGVRFCRRRKPRLLFDGAVAIPGAYLPPNYADVDGTGTLRSTYNYDAYLTTGSRTSDFKFVSSYNDNTLPADQTLKKSPSDFAEVLIRPDESLEQKPPNNDWRFTQGQRPGPSGPHMPYGTHIRWTPKNGTRATGGPEVAMGTGPWPQPPTEAEQLQALMAAANEVSEATATLGPGTMGLSTRYSPQFTLQHVPDYRQNVYIPGSTATLTSNPQQQQATAQQATQQALPPPQASAQAEPPKAAQTPASKKKSTKKEKK